In Sardina pilchardus chromosome 10, fSarPil1.1, whole genome shotgun sequence, one genomic interval encodes:
- the cops2 gene encoding COP9 signalosome complex subunit 2 yields MSDMEDDFMCDDEEDYDLEYSEDSNSEPNVDLENQYYNSKALKEDDPKAALSSFQKVLELEGEKGEWGFKALKQMIKINFKLTNFPEMMNRYKQLLTYIRSAVTRNYSEKSINSILDYISTSKQMDLLQEFYETTLEALKDAKNDRLWFKTNTKLGKLYLEREEFGKLQKILRQLHQSCQTDDGEDDLKKGTQLLEIYALEIQMYTAQKNNKKLKALYEQSLHIKSAIPHPLIMGVIRECGGKMHLREGEFEKAHTDFFEAFKNYDESGSPRRTTCLKYLVLANMLMKSGINPFDSQEAKPYKNDPEILAMTNLVSAYQNNDITEFEKILKTNHSNIMDDPFIREHIEELLRNIRTQVLIKLIKPYTRIHIPFISKELNIDVADVESLLVQCILDNTINGRIDQVNQLLELDHQKRGGARYTALDKWTNQLNSLNQAIVSKLA; encoded by the exons ATGTCTGACATGGAGGATGATTTCATGTGCGATGATGAAGAGGACTATGACCTG GAATACTCAGAAGACAGCAACTCCGAGCCCAACGTGGACTTGGAAAACCAGTACTACAATTCCAAAGCGCTGAAAGAAGATGATCCGAAAGCAGCCCTCAGCAGCTTTCAGAAG GTGCTTGAACTTGAGGGTGAGAAGGGCGAATGGGGATTCAAAGCACTGAAACAGATGATCAAGATCAATTTTAAGCTG aCTAACTTCCCTGAAATGATGAATCGATACAAGCAGCTCCTGACGTATATTCGCAGTGCCGTCACCAGGAACTACTCAGAGAAATCCATCAACTCCATATTGGATTATATCTCCACTTCTAAACAA ATGGACCTGCTCCAGGAGTTTTATGAAACAACATTGGAAGCACTGAAGGATGCTAAAAATGACAGGCTTTGGTTTAAAACCAACACAAAG cTGGGAAAGTTGTATTTGGAGAGGGAGGAATTCGGCAAACTCCAGAAAATTCTCAGGCAGCTTCACCAGTCATGTCAG ACCGATGATGGAGAGGATGACTTGAAGAAAGGCACGCAGCTGCTGGAGATCTACGCGCTGGAGATCCAGATGTACACGGCGCAGAAGAACAACAAGAAGCTCAAGGCGCTCTACGAGCAGTCCCTACACATCAAGTCCGCCATCCCACATCCACTCATCATGGGCGTCATCAGAG AGTGTGGAGGGAAGATGCACCTGCGAGAAGGCGAGTTTGAGAAGGCTCACACCGACTTCTTCGAGGCGTTCAAGAATTACGACGAGTCGGGAAGCCCGCGGCGGACCACCTGTCTGAAGTACCTGGTGTTGGCCAACATGCTGATGAAGTCCGGCATCAACCCCTTCGATTCGCAGGAG GCAAAACCATACAAAAATGACCCTGAAATTCTCGCCATGACCAATTTGGTAAG TGCCTACCAGAATAATGACATCACAGAGTTTGAGAAGATCCTGAAGACGAACCACAGCAACATAATGGACGACCCCTTCATAAGGGAGCACATTGAAG AATTATTGAGGAATATCAGGACACAAGTGCTCATCAAGTTAATTAAGCCTTACACTAGAATACACATACCTTTCATCTCGAAG GAATTGAACATTGATGTAGCAGACGTGGAAAGCTTGCTTGTTCAGTGCATATTAGACAA tACGATCAACGGCCGCATTGACCAGGTCAaccagctgctggagctggaccATCAGAAGAGGGGCGGAGCCCGCTACACAGCTTTAGACAAATGGACCAATCAGCTCAATTCTCTCAACCAAGCCATTGTCAGCAAGCTGGCTTGA